In the genome of Asterias amurensis chromosome 16, ASM3211899v1, one region contains:
- the LOC139949253 gene encoding ATP-dependent RNA helicase DHX8-like yields the protein MDELAKLEYLSLVSKVCTELDNHLGMNDKDLAEFIIDIADKNPDYDSFNSALQKNGADLPGSFVSNLQRLIHHMRPPKPKKSSLGAKVKKSKSVKVEKRREKYPGLCIPDEKLVEAEMDEKVAMEAMDELEALMPAAISSIPIKTEKTEDVKSHKKKKSRHRHHSDSRSRSRSRSRERHRDRHGDRQADRKADRHSDRHGDRHSDRHGDRHKHRRSSRSRSRSLDRDRRHRSRSNSRDRKHKRKRDRSRDRDQEKHDDSGSHADRFVNRPPSMDPEVGSIYEGKVTSVMQYGCFVQLEGLKRRCEGLVHISELRREGRVADVNDVVTRGMRVKAKVLSLAGTKIRLSMKDVDQDSGRDLNPGLSKGLAGSSNPEADDTMRNPDRPSNLPLVTVAETDDSSIRKRVQRVTSPEKWELKQMMAASCIDVTELPDFDETTGVLAKEDDSDEEIEIELREEDPPFLRGHGRQSVELSPVRIVKNPDGTLSKAAMMQSALAKERREMKQTLDRAESENIPTGMNKNWIDPMPDSERALVANVRNMGFTNQDMPEWKKSAFGGNKASYGKRTKMTIMEQRESLPIYKLKEQLVQAIIENQILVVIGETGSGKTTQMTQYLAEAGYTVRGKIGCTQPRRVAAMSVAKRVSEEFGCRLGQEVGYTIRFEDCTSPETKIKYMTEGMLLRECLIDFDLQQYAIIMLDEAHERTIHTDVLFGLLKKAVKKRSDLKLIVTSATLDAVKFSQYFFEAPIFTIPGRTFPVEILYTKEPEADYLDASLITVMQIHLTEPPGDILLFLTGQEEIDTACEILFERMKSLGPEVPELIILPVYSALPSEMQTRIFDPAPPGSRKVVIATNIAETSLTIDGIYYVVDPGFVKQKVYNSKTGMDQLVVTPISQAQAKQRAGRAGRTGPGKCYRLYTERAYRDEMLTTAVPEIQRTNLASTLLALKAMGINDLLAFDFMDAPPTETLITAMEQLHSLSALDDEGLLTRLGRRMAEFPLEPMLSKVLIMSVTLGCSEEILTIVSMLSVQNVFYRPKDKQAIADQRKAKFQQAEGDHLTLLAVYNSWKNNKFSNPWCFENFVQARTLRRAQDVRKQLLGIMDRHKLDVITCGKNTARVQKAICSGFFRSAAKKDPQEGYRTLVDSQIVYIHPSSALFNRQPDWVVYHELVLTTKEYMREVTTIDPKWLVEFASSFFRVSDPTKLSKHKKQQRLEPLYNKYEEPNSWRISRQRLRRN from the exons ATGGATGAACTTGCAAAGTTGGAGTATCTGTCGCTCGTGTCCAAAGTTTGCACTGAACTTGACAACCATTTAGGAATGAATGACAAAGATCTTG CCGAATTCATCATTGATATCGCCGACAAGAACCCAGACTACGACAGTTTCAATTCAGCACTACAGAAGAATGGCGCTGATCTACCAGGGTCTTTCGTCTCCAACCTTCAACGTCTTATCCACCACATGAGGCCACCGAAGCCGAAGAAATCTAGCCTTGGCGCTAAGGTGAAGAAATCCAAATCGGTCAAGGTGGAGAAGAGACGAGAAAAGTACCCAGGACTCTGTATTCCTGATGAAAAACTG GTTGAAGCTGAGATGGATGAGAAGGTCGCCATGGAAGCCATGGATGAGCTTGAAGCCTTGATGCCAGCTGCTATCAGCTCAATACCAAT taaaaCGGAGAAAACCGAGGACGTGAAATCACACAAGAAAAAGAAGAGCCGCCATCGTCACCATAGTGACAGTCGAAGCAGGAGCAGAAGTCGAAGTCGTGAAAGACACAGGGATAGACACGGTGATAGACAAGCTGATAGAAAAGCTGACAGACACAGTGATCGACACGGTGACAGACACAGTGATAGGCACGGTGACAGACATAAACATAGGAGGAGCTCAAGGTCAAGGTCAAGGAGCTTGGACCGAGATCGGCGCCACCGTAGTCGAAGCAACAGCAGGGATCGGAAACACAAGAG GAAACGAGACAGAAGCCGAGATCGAGATCAGGAAAAACACGACGACAGCGGCAGCCATGCCGACCGCTTTGTAAACCGCCCGCCCTCGATGGACCCAGAAGTTGGGAGTATATATGAGGGGAAAGTAACGAGTGTGATGCAGTATGGATGTTTTGTACAGCTGGAGGGCTTAAAGCGCAGATGCGAAGGCCTTGTCCATATATCAGAG cTCCGTCGTGAAGGTCGTGTTGCCGATGTTAATGATGTAGTGACTCGAGGTATGAGAGTCAAGGCTAAGGTTCTCTCCCTCGCTGGGACCAAGATCCGACTCTCCATGAAGGATGTCGACCAAGATTCAG GTAGAGACCTTAATCCAGGATTATCTAAAGGATTAGCAGGTTCATCTAATCCAGAAGCTGATGATACAATGCGTAATCCAGATCGTCCATCGAACCTCCCTCTTGTGACCGTAGCGGAAACAGACGACAGTAGCATCAGGAAGCGTGTACAGCGTGTTACGTCTCCCGAAAAATGGGAACTGAAACAG ATGATGGCAGCAAGCTGCATCGATGTGACAGAGCTTCCTGATTTTGATGAGACGACCGGAGTCCTAGCTAAGGAGGACGATTCTGATGAGGAGATTGAGATCGAGCTACGGGAAGAGGACCCTCCCTTCCTACGAGGGCACGGACGGCAGAGTGTTGAACTCAGCCCAGTCAGAATAGTTAAG AATCCCGACGGAACGTTGTCCAAGGCAGCCATGATGCAGAGTGCCCTCGCTAAGGAGCGCAGGGAGATGAAACAAACGCTGGACAGAGCGGAGAGCGAAAATATCCCGACAGGCATGAACAAGAATTGGATCGACCCTATGCCAGACA GTGAGAGAGCATTGGTGGCCAATGTCCGTAACATGGGCTTTACCAACCAGGACATGCCGGAGTGGAAGAAGAGTGCGTTTGGGGGAAATAAAGCGTCTTACGGAAAACGCACCAAGATGACCATTATGGAGCAGAGGGAAAGCTTGCCTATCTATAAACTCAAGGAGCAGTTGGTGCAG GCTATTATAGAAAACCAGATCCTGGTGGTTATCGGAGAAACGGGTAGCGGTAAAACCACCCAGATGACCCAGTACTTAGCAGAGGCTGGGTATACTGTACGTGGGAAGATCGGATGTACCCAGCCCCGTCGTGTGGCTGCCATGTCCGTTGCCAAGAGGGTGTCTGAGGAGTTCGGTTGCCGGTTAGGACAAGAG GTTGGCTACACCATTCGTTTCGAGGACTGCACCTCCCCGGAGACCAAAATCAAGTACATGACAGAAGGTATGCTCCTCCGAGAGTGCCTGATTGACTTTGACCTCCAGCAATACGCCATCATCATGTTGGACGAAGCCCACGAGAGGACCATCCACACCGATGTCTTGTTTGGTCTCCTGAAGAAGGCCGTCAAGAAACGTAGCGACCTGAAGCTCATTGTGACATCTGCAACGCTTGACGCCGTCAAGTTCTCCCAGTACTTCTTTGAAGCG CCGATCTTCACAATTCCTGGCCGTACTTTTCCCGTTGAGATCCTTTACACCAAGGAACCAGAGGCTGATTATCTGGACGCTTCACTCATCACCGTCATGCAGATTCATCTGACTGAACCACCGG GTGATATCCTTCTGTTCTTGACGGGTCAGGAGGAGATCGACACGGCTTGCGAGATTCTCTTTGAGAGGATGAAGTCTCTTGGCCCAGAGGTTCCTGAGCTGATCATCCTTCCGGTTTACTCCGCCCTGCCGAGCGAGATGCAGACGAGAATCTTCGACCCCGCCCCTCCTGGCAGCAGAAag GTTGTCATAGCAACCAACATTGCCGAGACATCTCTTACCATTGATGGAATCTACTACGTTGTGGACCCCGGCTTTGTCAAACAGAAAGTCTACAATTCTAAGACGGGGATGGACCAACTTGTTGTTACACCCATATCACAG gcTCAAGCTAAACAACGTGCAGGTCGTGCCGGGCGCACCGGTCCGGGGAAATGTTACCGTCTCTACACCGAGCGTGCCTACCGAGACGAAATGCTAACAACGGCCGTCCCCGAGATCCAACGGACAAACCTGGCCAGCACACTCCTCGCTCTCAAAGCAATGGGGATAAACGATCTACTGGCGTTTGACTTTATGGACGCACCTCCGACGGAAACACTGATCACGGCCATGGAGCAGTTGCATTCATTGAGTGCTCTAGATGATGAGGGTCTGTTGACTAGACTTGGACGTAGG ATGGCAGAGTTCCCATTGGAACCGATGTTGTCCAAAGTTCTGATCATGTCCGTCACTCTTGGCTGCAGTGAGGAGATTCTTACCATTGTGTCTATGCTGTCCGTTCAAAACGTCTTCTACAGACCTAAG GACAAGCAAGCGATTGCCGACCAGCGTAAAGCTAAATTCCAGCAAGCTGAGGGGGACCATCTGACCCTCCTAGCCGTCTATAATTCCTGGAAGAACAACAAGTTCTCCAACCCTTGGTGCTTTGAGAATTTTGTCCAGGCGCGGACTCTCCGTCGAGCGCAGGATGTCCGGAAACAACTGCTCGGAATAATGGACAG ACATAAATTAGACGTCATTACCTGTGGAAAGAACACCGCCCGTGTGCAGAAGGCCATCTGCAGCGGTTTCTTCAGAAGCGCCGCCAAAAAG GATCCACAGGAGGGGTATCGGACTCTAGTTGACAGTCAAATTGTGTACATTCATCCATCCAGTGCTCTCTTCAACCGGCAACCAGACTG GGTCGTCTACCATGAGCTCGTCTTGACAACCAAGGAGTACATGAGAGAAGTCACTACCATCGACCCCAAGTGGCTGGTGGAGTTTGCCTCGTCCTTCTTCCGGGTGTCAGAcccaaccaagttgagcaagcACAAGAAGCAGCAACGTCTGGAGCCGCTGTATAATAAATACGAGGAGCCCAACTCGTGGAGAATCTCAAGACAGAGGCTGCGCCGAAACTAG